A window of the Cucurbita pepo subsp. pepo cultivar mu-cu-16 chromosome LG01, ASM280686v2, whole genome shotgun sequence genome harbors these coding sequences:
- the LOC111806537 gene encoding ferric reduction oxidase 2-like codes for MRVLSLAIRVLVFILFVGWLFIWFMMPTNTYRHRWLPKIQDKSRHSSYFGSEGTSLLMYTFPILFIAVLGCVYVHIERRCKEQNVKIRGNDNGLAMWKRPGFVKGPLGIVSWTELALLAMFVALLVWSFATYLNNSYHNENEWESRLGTAAYWLGVVGNICLVFLFFPVARGSSLLPLLGLTSESSIKYHIWLGHMTMAFFSAHGIGFVVYWAATHDLSQMLEWAKTDVSNVAGEVSLVCGLIIWATTFPSVRRKFFELFLYTHHLYILFIVFFIFHVGISYACIMLPGFYLFLLDRYLRFLQSRRRVRLLSARLLPCNTLELNFSKHPGLKYTPTSTLFLNIPCISKLQWHPFTVTSHADLEPETLSVVIKCEGTWSTKLYQTLSSPSAIDNHLQVSLEGPYGPVSTSFLQFDSLIMISGGSGITPFISIIRHLIHNSNSHQQIPKLLLISAFKNSSELTFLHLLLPLSGANTLENFQIEAYVTRDKSPKDENPQFRTVIFKPHEGDSPATAILGPNGWLWLAGIICSSFGIFLALMGIVTRYYIYPIDGNSNDVFNLSLRSFLHMLGLCLCIVIAATAAVIWNKRKLAKEGRQIQNVEGTTPNASPSAMGFDNVGEMELESVPFEALAQSVHVYYGERPNLPRILLERKGENVGVLASGPKKMRQEVAAICGSGLAPNLHFQSISFTW; via the exons ATGAGAGTTTTGAGCTTAGCCATTAGGGTTTTGGTGTTCATCTTGTTTGTGGGGTGGctttttatttggttcatgATGCCCACTAATACTTATAGACATCGATGGCTCCCCAAAATTCAAGACAAGAGTCGTCATTCGTCCTATTTTGGATCCGAgg GAACTTCTCTTTTGATGTATACGTTCCCCATTTTGTTCATTGCTGTTTTGGGATGTGTTTATGTTCATATTGAACGAAG ATGCAAAGAACAAAACGTGAAAATTAG AGGAAATGATAATGGTTTGGCGATGTGGAAGAGACCCGGGTTCGTGAAAGGGCCACTCGGGATTGTGTCGTGGACAGAACTTGCGTTGCTGGCTATGTTTGTGGCACTTCTAGTTTGGTCATTTGCTACATATTTAAACAATAGCTACCACAACGAGAATGA GTGGGAAAGTAGATTGGGAACTGCAGCGTATTGGCTTGGAGTTGTTGGGAATATTTGTTtggtgtttttgttctttccgGTGGCACGCGGGTCGTCGTTACTGCCGTTGCTTGGCCTCACGTCGGAGAGTAGCATTAAGTATCATATATGGCTCGGTCATATGACGATGGCGTTCTTCTCCGCTCATGGAATCGGCTTCGTTGTCTATTGGGCTGCTACTCATGATCTTTCTCAA ATGCTTGAATGGGCTAAAACAGATGTATCAAACGTAGCAGGAGAGGTATCATTAGTGTGTGGACTCATAATATGGGCAACAACATTCCCTAGCGTCCGAAGGAAGTTCTTTGAGCTCTTCCTCTACACTCACCATCTCTACATTCtcttcatcgtcttcttcatcttccatGTCGGCATCTCCTACGCCTGCATTATGCTCCCTGGTTTCTACCTCTTCCTCCTCGACCGCTACCTCCGCTTCCTCCAGTCCCGCCGCCGTGTTCGCCTCCTCTCTGCTCGCCTCCTCCCCTGCAACACACTCGAGCTCAACTTCTCCAAACACCCAG GATTGAAGTACACCCCTACGAGCACTCTGTTCCTGAACATCCCCTGCATCTCGAAGCTCCAATGGCACCCGTTTACCGTCACATCCCACGCTGACTTAGAACCAGAGACACTCTCCGTCGTCATCAAATGCGAGGGAACATGGTCCACCAAGCTTTACCAGACGCTTTCTTCGCCATCCGCCATTGATAACCACCTCCAAGTCTCCCTCGAAGGCCCCTATGGCCCTGTTTCCacttccttcctccaattcGACTCTCTTATTATGATCAGCGGCGGCAGTGGCATAACCCCTTTCATTTCCATAATCAGACACCTCATTCATAACTCCAATTCCCATCAACAAATCCCCAAACTCCTCCTTATCTCCGCCTTCAAAAACTCCTCCGAGTTGACCTtcctccacctcctcctcccACTCTCTGGCGCCAACACTCTGGAGAATTTCCAAATCGAGGCCTATGTGACGAGAGACAAATCCCCTAAAGACGAAAACCCACAATTCAGAACGGTGATTTTTAAACCCCATGAAGGGGATTCCCCTGCGACGGCGATTTTAGGGCCCAATGGATGGCTATGGCTAGCGGGGATTATCTGTTCATCATTCGGGATTTTCTTGGCTCTAATGGGGATTGTGACAAGATATTACATATACCCAATTGATGGGAATTCAAACGATGTGTTCAATTTGAGTTTGAGGTCGTTTTTACACATGTTGGGGCTGTGTTTATGCATTGTCATAGCGGCGACTGCGGCGGTGATTTGGAACAAGAGGAAACTAGCGAAGGAAGGCCGGCAGATTCAGAACGTCGAAGGGACTACGCCGAATGCGTCTCCATCGGCAATGGGATTTGACAACGTTGGCGAGATGGAATTGGAGAGCGTTCCATTTGAAGCTCTTGCACAATCTGTTCATGTTTATTATGGGGAAAGGCCCAACCTTCCAA GAATTTTACTAGAACGCAAAGGGGAAAACGTGGGAGTTCTTGCATCAGGCCCCAAGAAGATGAGGCAAGAAGTTGCAGCCATTTGCGGCTCTGGTTTGGCTCCAAATCTCCATTTTCAGTCCATCAGCTTCACTTGGTGA